AGCACTGTGGATCGGCCATGAAAGCATCAAGGTCCGACTGGGCGAATCTGTTATTGAAAGGACCACGACGAGGGATGCGATACTTCTTCACGATGGTGCGGAAGTAATCGTAGTTGTAGTCCAAGTAGCTTGCAGCAGACTGCGTGGTATGGTAGGGTCCAACTGGTGCGCTCTTGTCCATTTGGCACATGTAACAGAAAGATATAAATTGTAAATTATACAATCCTGATCATACAAGAGTCTTCTACATCTCCAACAAGAGCTTCAACAGATGGGTATAGATGCTTCATCATCGACCCCAAAAGCAGGGCTGAGAGAGCCAACTTTTTTTTCATACGCTCTTGGTGGCAACAGAAAATAGATTGTAGTTTAAGATATTTGTTTCAAAAATTAAAAAATACGACCTCAAGCAAAAGGGGCAGGTCAAAGCCCCCTTTTGACCTCAGATGTCCTTGAGCAACACCGCCTCCACCTCCTCGGCCTGGATGCCCATGTAGCGCATGGTGACGGCCGGAGTGCTGTGATTCAGCCGTTTGGCCAGAACTTCCCAACTGGTGCCGTGAACGGTTCGTTGCATGTAGGTCCATGTTTTGCGCAAAGTATGCGCACCGAAGTTGCCTTTTAGATTGATTGCCTCGCACCATTTCTTGACGTATTTTGTCACTGCAAATGTCGTCAAAGGATAATTGTGACCTTTCCGGCTTTTGAATAAGTAATGCCAATCTTCCAGTGAAGTCGATGCAAAGTACTCTTGCAATGCACTGGAGATTTCTTTGTTAATCAACAGTACATTCGATTTTCCAGTTTTCTTTTCCTTGATGCTAACTCGTGCACCAACGGCCAGGTTTCGTACATCCGATACCTTGAGGGCCAACAAGTCTTGTACCCTAAGGCCAGAGTTGATGCCCATCACAAACAGCAGTTTGTCTCGTGGGTTGTCCGCCAACAGTCGTTTGATGCTGCGGATGTGGCGCAATTCGGTGATCGGTTGGACTTTCATAGCTCATCCTCCTGGAATGTATGAATTTAGTTGTCCCGTATGGTTTTCGGACATTGAAAACCATTGAAACGGGTTGGCCGGCCAGGGATTTCACTGTAACCAGTTGAAAATCTTTTAGAAAACTTGAAAAGTACCTTAAATGCCCGTTATTGCTAAGAAACGGACATTGACCCGTACTTTCGGATATCTATAATTGAACCTCGAAATCGCCAGAGGAGAGGACCATTGCGTAGGCGGAGGGGCACAAAAAAAGGCCACCCGGGTTGCGGTATGGCCTTGCTGTGGATGCGTACTACGGCATTCGACGTGTGATGATTATTCTTTCCTCGTCCACAGAAAGATCGAACTCGTCACCCTCCTGGATTGGATCGCCGTTCAGGCCGATTTGTTTGAGATGCAACTTGATTTCAAGCTTTTTGTTCACCCGAAGTCTAGAAGCACTCTTAATGAACAATCCGTTGATCTCGTAGAATGTTTTATCCAGGTCACACAGCTTTAACAGATGTTGCCGTAAAACTTGCTTGTGTTTCAGACCCAATCGGTCCATAATAACATCCGCATGCAGCCCTTCGAGTATACATTGACGAAGAATCGAAGGATTATATTTCGATTCTGCACGTCTTGAAGATCCTACTTCAAGTTCAATGTCATTTACAGGTTCTTTCTTCTTGCTCATGGAACACTCCTTCGTATTGCAATATTGTTTTAATGTAATATATCTTTAGCTCATCATTGAATTATAGATAAAACAAAAGGTGAGTTTTGCCGTTAAGTACAGCAACACTCACCTTTGCATTTTGTCAAACTATGCTAGAGTAATTTCTTAATTATTGTCACCAGAGCATTTTTGATTATCTCTCTGATGATGTCAGATGAAAACAACAGTTCAAAGAATCCAATCACCATTGTCATTGTTTGAACCTCCTTGATGAAATGAATGACATAAACAAAGCCCGAGGCCGCACATGCATGCAGAATCGGGCTTCATTTGCGATGGCAACTTGAGCTCTTGCCATCACTTTTAATCAAATATCTATCAGTATTGATTGAAAATGCTGCTGCCTTTGGATTCAATGGAGTGAAAACTTTTCCAAAGATATAAAGGTGAAATATTCAGAGTTATTTTAGAAATGAATAAGAAAAATGATGAACGAAAGGGTTGCTTCGCCCCCCCCCAGGGAGGTATTTGGGGATATTTGGGAGATATTAGGGAGATATTTTAAAATATCACCCTGCGATAAACCCTTAAAATTTAATGAAAAATTTCATTTTAGGGAGATAAGGGAGATATTTTTGCAAAAATTGAATTTCAAATTTTATAAATTTTATTAAAATTTAAATTTTAATTTCCATATAAGTGTCATATGCTATCTATTGTATTTACATTGTATTTAATTTTTATATTGATCTTAACCTTCATGTTCATCTAAATTATCATTGAAGTATATATTTAATTTATAATTCAAATGTATATTAATATTAATTGTAATCAATGCTTATGATATGCTTATTAGTTACAGTTAATTATATTATCAATCTAACATTGGTATAATATACTTTGAATTGGTTATATTAAATGTTATTATACAATGATAATATGATTATAATATAGTTATTAAGCTTAATAGAAATTTTAAATTGAAGTAGCAGTTACAGGTACTATCAGTGGATCATAATTGATACACATATTATATACAATGATTCGAATGAATATAAATATTAAGTTGAAGTATGAATTGAATATATATTAATGACAATTTATATGAAGGTAAAATTAATATCAATATAAATACTGAAGTCAATGTAAATACATAGATGTAAATAATATTTTCCTTTGGGGAAAAGGAAATCAAAAAATTGAAAATAGTTTTTTGCGAAAATATCTCCCATATCTCCCTAAAATCAAATTTTTTTAATATTTTCAATAATTTATGTGAGGGAGATATTTTTAAATACCTCCCTGGTATCTCCCAAATATCCCCAAATACCTCCCTGGGGGCGTCAAGGACGAGCCTGGAACCAAAAAACGTGCTGGTGCTGTCCGACTTGTCAGACTTAAGCTTTGTTAAATGTTACCACCGAGACGTTTCCAAGTCCTCTATCGATAGAAACGAGCCATCCAAATTCTTCGAAGATGTGTGTCATTGAATTGATCTTCCTACTCATGGAATTTGGAGCGGCGGGGAGCTTTTTCGGATCAATTGAGCAAACCTTCGCGTACGCCATTAAGTCTTCAAAAAAAACTTTCATTGGAACATGGTCGACTTGAACCTGAGAGACATAATCATAAATCAATCCAGGCAAAGGATCATCGGCAACGCTTTCCAATAACGAACCCTGTTGACTCAAGCGAAGTTCTGCCAAGAACCGATCACCAGTGAAACCATTTGCAAGTGCTTCGCTGACAGCATATCCGAATTTTGCAAAGTGAGCCAAGCGAGGCAGATTGTTAATCTTCAAAGTCTTTTCAATTTCGAGCGCCTTTGGTATTATATTGAGCAAGCCGCCTAAGATGTGAGATTTCCGTGAAAGATACCTTGCCGTCAAAGACTCGTCTGTTGCACGTATTTTTATTCTTTCGAAACGGATGATGAGTGATCTATCGATCAGATCAGAAGCAGTAATCGGATTGTTTACAGCAGTCATGATGACAGCGCGTTGAAAAGGGAGCGTTATCATATCACGATTCGAGTACAACTTGCGCTTACTAAGAGAACCGCCAGTGCAAGCCATGCATAATGTGTTAGATTGATCGTCTGACCGGGTTGAGCCATTTTTCAAAGACGTCCAGGGTCAAGGCCCTGGCATTGCGGTTCAGACGGTAGCCACCTATCGCAGCAATCTCGTTCATCTTGTCCACAATCTGCTCGCGGGAGAGCCCGCACCGTTTGGCGGCGCGGTGCATGGCCGCCTTGAGCAGCGGCTCCACATCAGGGAGCTGGTTTTCGAACAAGGAAAGCTGCCGCATCCGATCTTCCGCATTCTTCGGACATTGACCCCGGCAAAGGCGCGGGGTACTTTCAAAACGTAAGGGTACAATCGGTGTCCTTACGCCTTTTTTTCTAGGCTTAAAATTATGGCAAGTCAACCACCAAGCGCATCTTGGCATGTTTTTTTGTGCCTGAAGCTCATGATTGTGGCAGTGTCAAACCTCAGGCAAGCGTCCGGCAAGAGTCTTTATGATGGAAAAACGTTCGTCGGCCTTGAAGCAAATCCAAACCGCCTTCGGAGACAGATTGAAGGCGCGGCGAGATTTATTGGGCCTAACGCAGGACGTTGTAGCTCAAAAAACTGGCATTAGCCGCGCGGCCATCCAAGCCTACGAGTCTGGCAAAATTCCCAAGGGAGATTATTTACTGACGCTGTCCGAAGTCTTAAATTGCTCCGTTGATTGGCTTCTGAAGGGGGGCATGACATGTGAATGTGCTCCTGTGCCCGTTGCAAATGGAGCTCAAACAACCCCTGCTTACCCCCAGCCTCCTGAAGAAGACTTCAAAATGTCGGACATGGTCACAAAGACCATTGAAGTTTTGGAGTCAGACACAATTTACAGGACCGCGCTCGCTAGCAATATCAATGCGTTTCACCAAGCGGTGAGAAGCGAACGGCTGCTTGCCCAACTGGAGGAACGTGTGGCGGTACTGGAAGCCAGGGAAGAACGCTGGGCGCAGATCGAGGCCAGAATGGCCGAGCTGGAAAGGGAGAACGCGGGCCTAACGCGCAGGCCGGAACGTCAGGACGAGAACACCGCAAAGGCGGTGGGTGCGGACGGGTAAGGTGATTACCCTCATATTTAATTAGGAATTTCCCTGAAATATGTCAAACGAAATGTGCAAGTACGACAAGGTTCGCGGTAACCGCCACAATTACCATTCTAGCATATACTTAATCACTCAGGCGTAAATAGGATGACAGTTTGAATATGTGCCTGTCAAACTCGGAACTTGTTCGTAGTTAGGGACCTAAGCAAATGGCCAGAAAAGGCGTCATGTGTAGAAAAATCAGCCACCTGCGGCGAACTCCGAACTTGGCGCAAGGTTCGGAGTTCAGTTCGGAGTTCGTTCGTAGTTAGGTGCCTAAGTAAATGGCCAAAATCAGGCAAAAATAAAGCGCAATACACCAAAATAACGAGATTATTTATCAGGCCGCTTGCGTCAAAGCCAAGTTCCGAGTTGTGCCAAATCCCCCGCGAACGCCAGATTTTGCGCCAAATCCCCCGCAAATGTCCGGGTTCACCAGGCCGCCCAAAATGCCTCACAAGCCCGCCGAATCCCAAGCACATCCCGCCAAGTCCCTCCAAATCCCGCCATATCCCGCTGCGCCAAATCCCCCGCTAGCTCACAGCCCTTACAGCGATTTTTTTGTACCCATACCGTACCCAAACGGGGTACACCAAAGAAAAAGGCACCTAGGTGTTTAGCCTAAGTGCCTGTATTCTCTGGAGCCGGCGAGGAGAGTTGAACTCCTGACCTGATGATTACGAATCAACTGCTCTGCCATCTGAGCTACGCCGGCATGGAGAAGGAACGATCAATTACACGCTGGACGCCGGGCGTGTCAAGCAAAAAAGCCTGTGGCGCGTCTTAGCGGTTCATCACGTCCAGGAACTCGCGGTTGGTCTTGGTGCCGCGCATCTTGGAGAGCAAGAAATCCATGGAATCCATGGAGTTCATGGGAGCAAGCACCTTGCGCAGGATCCAGACGCGGTTCAGCACCTCATCGGGCAGCAGCAGTTCTTCCTTGCGGGTGCCGGAGCGGTTGATATCGATGGCCGGGAAGGTGCGCTTTTCGGCGATGTGGCGATCAAGGTAGATCTCCATGTTGCCGGTGCCCTTGAATTCTTCAAAAATCACTTCATCCATGCGCGAGCCGGTGTCGATGAGGGCGGTGGCGATGATGGTCAGGCTGCCGCCTTCTTCGATGTTGCGGGCGGCGCCGAAGAAGCGCTTGGGCCGCTGCAGGGCGTTGGCGTCCAGGCCGCCGGAGAGCACGCGGCCGGAGGAGGGGGTGACGGCGTTGTACGCCCGGCCCAGGCGGGTGATGGAATCCAGCAGCACCACCACGTCGCGTTTGCGCTCGGTGAGGCGCTTGGCCTTCTCCATAATCATTTCGGCAACCTGCACGTGGCGGGTGGGGGGTTCGTCGAAGGTGGAGGAGACCACCTCGGCCCGCACGTTGCGTTCCATGTCCGTCACTTCCTCGGGGCGTTCGTCGATGAGCAGGACGATGAGGTAGACGTCAGGATGGTTGGCGTTGATGGAGTTGGCGATGGACTGCAGCAGCATCGTCTTGCCCGTGCGCGGGGGGGCCACGATGAGCCCGCGCTGCCCGCAGCCGATGGGGGAGAGGAGATCCACCACGCGGCCCGAGAAGTTGGACTCGGTGGTCTCCATGATGTAGCGGCGGTCGGGATAGATGGGGGTGAGGTTATCGAACAGGACGATGTTCTTGGCTTTTTCCGGCGCTTCCAGGCAGATTTCGCTCACTCGCAACAGGGCAAAGTAGCGTTCGCCTTCCTTGGGGGGGCGAATCTGGCCGGAGACGATGTCGCCCTTGCGCAGGGAGAAGCGGCGGATCTGCGAGGGGGAGACGTAGATGTCGTCCGGGCCCGGCATGTAGCTGTACATGGGGGAGCGCAGAAAGCCGAAACCGTCGGGGAGAATTTCCAGCACGCCGTCGCCGTAGATGGCGCCGTTCTGGGAGGCGCAGCTTTGCAGCAGGGCGAAGATGAGCTCCTGTTTGCGCATGGAGCTGGCGTTTTCGATGTTGAACTGCTCGGCCAGCAGCATGAGGTCGGTCATGCTTTTGAGCTTGAGCTCGGAGAGGTGCAGGACGTTGTCGCTGTTGCCGTTTGGCTGTTGCTGCTGGTGCTGCGGGCTGCGGTTGCGTTTTCTGCCATGGCTTTTGCCTGGGTGGGCCGGGGCAGGCTGTGCGGGGGGCGGTGCGGCCGGGGCTGCCGCAGGAGCTGCCGCAGGAGCTGCAGCGGTGGGCGGGGCAGCCTGGTTGCCGTTGCCGGCGGGAGCAGCCGGAGCAGCCGGCGTGTCTTGCGCCGGGGGGGTCGGCTGTGCCGGCGTAGGTTGCGCGGGGTAGGAGGCAGCAGGTTGCTGCATGGGGACTGTGGAAGGGGGAGTCTGCTGCATGTGAAAATTCTCACAAAAAGATGCTGGGAGATGCGTCAATGGTGGAAGACAGGCCTGCACATGCGCAAGATGCAGCAAAGCATGCTTGCAAGAAATTTTTGAAATAGATGGTACGCAAAGTAGCTGGGTCGAGCCATGCGACGCCGGAAAATACAACCGTGAAGCATGGTATGTACGTTTGGGGCAACGTCGGAATGCTGTACAGGATCATTCGCCGCAATGCAAGGGGCAAAGAGTCGGGTGCAACATTCCATGCCGGGTGAAATGTTGAATCGAAAATCGCTCTCAAGTTGTTGTTTGGGGTACACTCATGCGTTGGTGCACACCGCATTCTTGCGCAATGCAAGGATGATGCAACAATCAACCGTCAGACTGATGCGGAAAGATATCAATGCAAAATCGCCTGGGGCGATATGCGTTCAGGAGACGGTGGTGTCAGACCAAGGAGAGGGCAGGGAGTGCCTCGCCGCAGTGGGCAGGCGCAACGCCATGAGCACCTTTTCAATACCGCAACCTGCGGGTAATGGCAAGGGGCCCTGGCGGAGATTTCGGCCCAATTCCGAAGCGTTTGGCGAAAAACCCAGGCTGTTCCTGGCGCGCGGCACCTCTGGCAAGGGCGAGGGGGCGCTATTCCTTGCCTTCGGCGGCTTTGTCTGTCGCCTTTTCTGCGGCCTTGTCTGCCGGTGGTTTGAGCACGTCCTGGAACAGAGTCTCAATGGACGTGCGAATGTGTTCCTGATCCTGGCCCAGGGCGTAGGAGAGTTCCATGGTCAAGAGGCCCATGGCCTGTTCCAGGAGCCGGCGTTCGCCGAAGGAGAGTTCCTTGTCCCGCCCGATGAGCAACAGTTCCTTGAGCACATAGGCCACGTCTGCCAG
This sequence is a window from Megalodesulfovibrio gigas DSM 1382 = ATCC 19364. Protein-coding genes within it:
- a CDS encoding tyrosine-type recombinase/integrase — its product is MKVQPITELRHIRSIKRLLADNPRDKLLFVMGINSGLRVQDLLALKVSDVRNLAVGARVSIKEKKTGKSNVLLINKEISSALQEYFASTSLEDWHYLFKSRKGHNYPLTTFAVTKYVKKWCEAINLKGNFGAHTLRKTWTYMQRTVHGTSWEVLAKRLNHSTPAVTMRYMGIQAEEVEAVLLKDI
- the rho gene encoding transcription termination factor Rho yields the protein MHLSELKLKSMTDLMLLAEQFNIENASSMRKQELIFALLQSCASQNGAIYGDGVLEILPDGFGFLRSPMYSYMPGPDDIYVSPSQIRRFSLRKGDIVSGQIRPPKEGERYFALLRVSEICLEAPEKAKNIVLFDNLTPIYPDRRYIMETTESNFSGRVVDLLSPIGCGQRGLIVAPPRTGKTMLLQSIANSINANHPDVYLIVLLIDERPEEVTDMERNVRAEVVSSTFDEPPTRHVQVAEMIMEKAKRLTERKRDVVVLLDSITRLGRAYNAVTPSSGRVLSGGLDANALQRPKRFFGAARNIEEGGSLTIIATALIDTGSRMDEVIFEEFKGTGNMEIYLDRHIAEKRTFPAIDINRSGTRKEELLLPDEVLNRVWILRKVLAPMNSMDSMDFLLSKMRGTKTNREFLDVMNR
- a CDS encoding helix-turn-helix domain-containing protein yields the protein MMEKRSSALKQIQTAFGDRLKARRDLLGLTQDVVAQKTGISRAAIQAYESGKIPKGDYLLTLSEVLNCSVDWLLKGGMTCECAPVPVANGAQTTPAYPQPPEEDFKMSDMVTKTIEVLESDTIYRTALASNINAFHQAVRSERLLAQLEERVAVLEAREERWAQIEARMAELERENAGLTRRPERQDENTAKAVGADG